A single region of the Chryseobacterium culicis genome encodes:
- a CDS encoding DUF1826 domain-containing protein — protein MNNMFSDNRQIGVVSSFSELVNTHFQGVMNAICWHRNMAGDFKEIVAKLQLKDNITEVTSEDLLALQLSEEGSIAREIILNDLQLLTDFGASPVLNLLKCYERDEELGFISTDVYSYHVDRSPVGTDTFLCTYHGAASDIIANDEVEQKILIPEIREQLKTLHDGLEEEFEDFLKEYFFDLHYQPKPDAKPVNLGVGHLWRIAVDHPDQEALPCVHRAPVENDGAYRLLLIC, from the coding sequence ACCCATTTTCAGGGAGTGATGAATGCCATTTGCTGGCATCGAAATATGGCGGGTGATTTTAAAGAAATTGTGGCAAAGCTTCAATTAAAAGATAATATCACCGAAGTCACCAGTGAAGATCTTTTAGCACTCCAACTATCAGAAGAAGGCAGTATCGCGAGAGAAATTATTTTAAATGATTTGCAGTTACTGACAGATTTTGGAGCATCTCCGGTTCTTAATTTACTGAAATGCTATGAACGTGACGAAGAACTTGGTTTCATTTCAACAGATGTATACTCATATCATGTAGACCGTTCTCCTGTAGGAACAGATACTTTTTTATGCACTTATCACGGGGCAGCAAGCGATATCATAGCCAATGATGAGGTTGAACAGAAAATTTTAATTCCTGAAATCCGGGAACAGCTCAAAACATTACACGACGGTCTGGAAGAAGAATTTGAAGACTTCCTGAAAGAGTATTTCTTTGATCTTCATTATCAGCCTAAGCCTGATGCAAAGCCTGTCAATTTGGGCGTTGGCCATCTTTGGCGGATTGCTGTAGATCATCCTGACCAGGAAGCATTACCTTGTGTTCACAGAGCACCTGTTGAAAATGATGGAGCATACAGATTACTGTTGATTTGTTAG